A window of the Brachyhypopomus gauderio isolate BG-103 chromosome 14, BGAUD_0.2, whole genome shotgun sequence genome harbors these coding sequences:
- the gba3 gene encoding cytosolic beta-glucosidase isoform X2, with protein MEKTTYEMSLSKNVSVEVYPGDFAWGAATAAYQIEGGWNVDGRGPSIWDVFSHTKGKVFEDQTGDVACNSYQLWDEDLRCIQHLGLTHYRLSFSWSRLLPDGTANNVNPKGVAYYNKVINDLIAKAIMPMVTLNHFDLPQDLHLRGGWKSPEIANYFDSYARFCFKTFGDRVKFWITLNEPYVFAKLGYEDGLIAPGVKEPGSAVYLVGHNMLRAHARAWHSYHAHFRHLQRGKVSIALNSDWAMPSDPGSPEDVEAAERYMDFSLGWFACPVFRTGDYPESMRSRIEARSLELGLVEGERLPKFSEDEPTVLGTADFFALNYYTSRKVNMIHPGPGELSFRADQGVEGSIDPSWPICGVSWLAVVPEGLRKLLKYIKETYKNPDIYITENGFSQMGPVVLEDLDRCQFYHDTLQEVSKGLLIF; from the exons ATGGAGAAAACAACATACGAAATGTCTCTTTCCAAAAATGTCTCCGTAGAAGTCTATCCAGGTGATTTTGCCTGGGGAGCCGCAACAGCTGCTTACCAAATCGAAG GAGGCTGGAATGTGGACGGTAGAGGTCCCAGCATATGGGACGTTTTCTCTCATACTAAAGGCAAAGTGTTTGAGGACCAGACTGGAGACGTGGCCTGCAACAGCTACCAGCTTTGGGATGAAGACCTGAGGTGTATCCAGCACTTGGGTCTCACTCACTACCGCTTGTCTTTTTCTTGGTCGCGACTTCTTCCTGATGGAACTGCAAATAACGTCAATCCAAAAG GTGTAGCATACTACAACAAAGTGATTAATGACCTAATAGCTAAAGCTATTATGCCCATGGTCACTCTGAACCATTTTGACCTACCTCAGGACCTGCATCTTCGCGGCGGATGGAAATCTCCCGAGATTGCGAATTATTTTGACTCCTATGCTAGGTTTTGCTTTAAAACCTTTGGAGACAGGGTGAAGTTCTGGATTACACTGAATGAACCTTATGTGTTTGCCAAACTGGGATATGAGGATGGCCTTATTGCACCAGGTGTGAAAGAGCCTGGCAGTGCCGTCTACCTGGTGGGCCACAACATGCTTCGCGCCCATGCTCGGGCCTGGCACAGTTACCATGCCCATTTCAGACATCTGCAGAGAGGGAAGGTATCCATAGCTCTGAACAGCGACTGGGCCATGCCGTCAGATCCAGGCTCTCCCGAGGACGTAGAGGCCGCAGAGCGATACATGGACTTCTCCCTGGGCTGGTTTGCCTGCCCTGTGTTCCGCACAGGGGACTACCCAGAGTCCATGAGGTCCAGGATTGAGGCCAGGAGTCTGGAACTAGGCCTCGTGGAGGGCGAGCGGTTGCCAAAGTTTTCGGAGGATGAGCCCACGGTGTTGGGCACAGCAGATTTCTTTGCCCTGAACTATTACACTTCACGGAAAGTGAATATGATACACCCTGGTCCAGGTGAGCTCAGCTTCAGAGCAGACCAGGGAGTAGAAGGATCGATTGATCCATCATGGCCAATATGTGGGGTCTCCTGGCTGGCTGTAGTTCCTGAGGGACTGCGGAAGTTGCTCAAATATATAAAG GAGACCTACAAGAATCCAGACATCTACATCACTGAAAATGGTTTTTCACAGATGGGACCTGTTGTACTGGAAGATCTTGATCGCTGCCAGTTTTATCATGATACTCTTCAGGAAGTGTCCAAAGGTCTTTTGATATTCTAA
- the gba3 gene encoding cytosolic beta-glucosidase isoform X1 yields the protein MEKTTYEMSLSKNVSVEVYPGDFAWGAATAAYQIEGGWNVDGRGPSIWDVFSHTKGKVFEDQTGDVACNSYQLWDEDLRCIQHLGLTHYRLSFSWSRLLPDGTANNVNPKGVAYYNKVINDLIAKAIMPMVTLNHFDLPQDLHLRGGWKSPEIANYFDSYARFCFKTFGDRVKFWITLNEPYVFAKLGYEDGLIAPGVKEPGSAVYLVGHNMLRAHARAWHSYHAHFRHLQRGKVSIALNSDWAMPSDPGSPEDVEAAERYMDFSLGWFACPVFRTGDYPESMRSRIEARSLELGLVEGERLPKFSEDEPTVLGTADFFALNYYTSRKVNMIHPGPGELSFRADQGVEGSIDPSWPICGVSWLAVVPEGLRKLLKYIKETYKNPDIYITENGFSQMGPVVLEDLDRCQFYHDTLQEVSKAIRDDGVNVKGYFAWSLLDNFEWTYGFSVRFGLFHVDFSRAERNRTIYCSGREYAAVISRHRTHIKLRKN from the exons ATGGAGAAAACAACATACGAAATGTCTCTTTCCAAAAATGTCTCCGTAGAAGTCTATCCAGGTGATTTTGCCTGGGGAGCCGCAACAGCTGCTTACCAAATCGAAG GAGGCTGGAATGTGGACGGTAGAGGTCCCAGCATATGGGACGTTTTCTCTCATACTAAAGGCAAAGTGTTTGAGGACCAGACTGGAGACGTGGCCTGCAACAGCTACCAGCTTTGGGATGAAGACCTGAGGTGTATCCAGCACTTGGGTCTCACTCACTACCGCTTGTCTTTTTCTTGGTCGCGACTTCTTCCTGATGGAACTGCAAATAACGTCAATCCAAAAG GTGTAGCATACTACAACAAAGTGATTAATGACCTAATAGCTAAAGCTATTATGCCCATGGTCACTCTGAACCATTTTGACCTACCTCAGGACCTGCATCTTCGCGGCGGATGGAAATCTCCCGAGATTGCGAATTATTTTGACTCCTATGCTAGGTTTTGCTTTAAAACCTTTGGAGACAGGGTGAAGTTCTGGATTACACTGAATGAACCTTATGTGTTTGCCAAACTGGGATATGAGGATGGCCTTATTGCACCAGGTGTGAAAGAGCCTGGCAGTGCCGTCTACCTGGTGGGCCACAACATGCTTCGCGCCCATGCTCGGGCCTGGCACAGTTACCATGCCCATTTCAGACATCTGCAGAGAGGGAAGGTATCCATAGCTCTGAACAGCGACTGGGCCATGCCGTCAGATCCAGGCTCTCCCGAGGACGTAGAGGCCGCAGAGCGATACATGGACTTCTCCCTGGGCTGGTTTGCCTGCCCTGTGTTCCGCACAGGGGACTACCCAGAGTCCATGAGGTCCAGGATTGAGGCCAGGAGTCTGGAACTAGGCCTCGTGGAGGGCGAGCGGTTGCCAAAGTTTTCGGAGGATGAGCCCACGGTGTTGGGCACAGCAGATTTCTTTGCCCTGAACTATTACACTTCACGGAAAGTGAATATGATACACCCTGGTCCAGGTGAGCTCAGCTTCAGAGCAGACCAGGGAGTAGAAGGATCGATTGATCCATCATGGCCAATATGTGGGGTCTCCTGGCTGGCTGTAGTTCCTGAGGGACTGCGGAAGTTGCTCAAATATATAAAG GAGACCTACAAGAATCCAGACATCTACATCACTGAAAATGGTTTTTCACAGATGGGACCTGTTGTACTGGAAGATCTTGATCGCTGCCAGTTTTATCATGATACTCTTCAGGAAGTGTCCAAAG CTATCAGAGATGATGGTGTGAATGTAAAGGGGTATTTTGCCTGGTCTCTCCTGGACAACTTTGAGTGGACATATGGCTTCAGTGTGCGATTTGGCCTCTTTCACGTGGATTTCTCAAGAGCCGAGCGGAACCGCACCATTTACTGCTCTGGTCGAGAGTACGCAGCTGTGATATCCAGACACCGCACCCACATCAAGCTCAGGAAGAACTGA